Proteins encoded by one window of Streptosporangiales bacterium:
- a CDS encoding cobalt-precorrin-5B (C(1))-methyltransferase, translated as MTEPPEPELREPDLPRTAKVKKRALRTGWTTGTCASAAAKAATTALRDQCAQQEVEVAIPVGQRVRFDVHSCEYDHRRATAVVVKDAGDDPDVTHGAHLTATVSWRDEPGVGLDGGEGVGIVTKPGLGIPVGEPSITGPPREMITKAVGEVVDLGRRGARVVISVPDGERMARKTTNRRLGILGGISILGTTGIVRPFSTASWRASVEQAVSVLAGQGERTVVLCTGGRTERGAMQLLPELAEVCFVEVGDFTGAALRRACSVGVERVVFVGMAGKLAKLSAGVLMTHYTRSKVDVGQLAALTEAAGADASTVADVATANTGRHAYEIWERDGVLRQVGDLICARVCSVLERAGQGQYDADVAMVDFTGATVVAATRPEWVNAA; from the coding sequence ATGACCGAACCGCCAGAGCCCGAGCTGCGCGAGCCCGACCTGCCGCGTACGGCGAAGGTGAAGAAGCGCGCCCTGCGCACCGGCTGGACGACCGGCACGTGTGCGTCGGCGGCGGCGAAGGCGGCGACCACCGCGCTGCGCGACCAGTGCGCGCAGCAGGAGGTGGAGGTCGCGATCCCCGTCGGGCAGCGGGTGCGTTTCGACGTACATTCCTGCGAGTACGACCACCGCCGCGCGACGGCCGTCGTGGTGAAGGACGCCGGCGACGACCCGGACGTCACGCACGGCGCGCATCTGACGGCGACGGTTTCGTGGCGCGACGAGCCGGGCGTAGGGCTCGACGGCGGTGAAGGTGTCGGCATCGTCACCAAACCAGGTCTGGGCATCCCCGTCGGCGAGCCGTCCATCACCGGGCCGCCGCGGGAGATGATCACGAAGGCCGTCGGCGAGGTCGTCGACCTCGGCCGGCGCGGGGCGCGGGTGGTCATCTCTGTGCCGGACGGCGAGCGGATGGCGCGCAAGACCACCAACCGGCGGCTCGGCATCCTCGGCGGCATCTCCATCCTCGGCACCACGGGGATCGTGCGGCCGTTCTCCACGGCGTCGTGGCGGGCGAGCGTCGAGCAGGCGGTCTCCGTGCTCGCGGGACAGGGCGAGCGCACGGTGGTGCTGTGTACCGGCGGGCGCACAGAGCGCGGCGCGATGCAGCTGCTGCCCGAGTTGGCCGAGGTGTGCTTCGTCGAGGTCGGCGACTTCACCGGCGCCGCGCTACGGCGCGCCTGCTCCGTCGGCGTGGAGCGGGTGGTGTTCGTCGGCATGGCGGGCAAGCTGGCCAAGCTCTCCGCCGGCGTGCTGATGACGCACTACACCAGGTCGAAGGTCGACGTCGGCCAGCTCGCCGCGCTCACCGAGGCCGCCGGTGCGGACGCCTCGACGGTGGCGGACGTCGCGACAGCGAACACCGGCAGGCACGCGTACGAGATCTGGGAGCGCGACGGCGTGCTACGCCAGGTGGGCGACCTGATCTGCGCCCGGGTGTGCTCGGTGCTGGAACGCGCCGGCCAGGGCCAGTACGACGCCGACGTAGCGATGGTCGACTTCACCGGTGCCACCGTCGTCGCCGCTACCCGCCCGGAGTGGGTGAACGCCGCATGA